One genomic segment of Stenotrophomonas sp. 704A1 includes these proteins:
- a CDS encoding enoyl-CoA hydratase/isomerase family protein, with protein MTTLIEVFNHGPIRELRLARPPVNALDTELCRQLIHAIEQAMAEDVHGIVLSGSERVFTGGMDVPHLLSHGDDARKLLDSWNAFFGAVRTLAECRIPVVAAITGHAPAGGCVLALCCDYRVMARSADPARPYAIGLNEVQVGLVAPEGIQRLLRRAVGVHRASVLLSTGALVPAEQALQIGLVDELAEGDLVVARAVAWLQTLLKQPRQPMLLTRAIARAELHEALHPDLIQLDRFVEAWFAPDAQHALHALVARLGK; from the coding sequence ATGACGACGCTCATCGAGGTGTTCAACCACGGCCCCATCCGCGAACTGCGCCTGGCGCGCCCGCCGGTCAATGCGCTGGACACCGAACTGTGCCGGCAGCTGATCCATGCCATCGAGCAGGCCATGGCCGAGGATGTGCACGGCATCGTGCTGTCCGGCAGCGAGCGGGTGTTCACCGGGGGCATGGACGTGCCGCACCTGCTCTCGCACGGGGATGATGCGCGCAAGCTGCTGGACAGCTGGAATGCGTTCTTCGGTGCGGTACGCACGCTGGCCGAGTGCCGCATTCCGGTGGTCGCCGCCATTACCGGGCATGCGCCGGCCGGCGGCTGCGTGCTGGCCCTGTGCTGCGATTACCGGGTGATGGCACGCAGTGCCGACCCGGCGCGACCCTATGCGATCGGCCTGAACGAGGTGCAGGTGGGACTGGTCGCTCCGGAAGGCATCCAGCGCCTGCTGCGCCGCGCCGTGGGCGTGCACCGCGCCAGTGTCCTGCTCAGCACCGGCGCACTGGTGCCGGCCGAGCAGGCCCTGCAGATCGGCCTGGTCGATGAGCTGGCCGAGGGCGATCTGGTGGTCGCACGCGCGGTCGCGTGGCTGCAGACGCTGCTGAAGCAGCCGCGACAGCCGATGCTGTTGACCCGCGCCATCGCCCGCGCCGAGCTGCATGAGGCGCTGCATCCGGACCTGATCCAGCTGGACCGCTTCGTCGAGGCCTGGTTCGCCCCCGATGCGCAGCATGCCCTGCACGCGCTGGTCGCCCGGCTGGGCAAGTAA
- a CDS encoding copper chaperone PCu(A)C, which produces MITKPFVAVLLMMCAGAASAAAAAPACVTVQQGWARLPPNPAMPMTAGYGVIHNGCSKAVAIIGATSSRFGDVSLHETTIVDGVSRMHAIERLPLAPGARAELKPGGLHLMLMDGRSALKEGQAVPLRLQLEGNGEADATLTVRRTAP; this is translated from the coding sequence ATGATAACCAAACCATTCGTTGCCGTATTGTTGATGATGTGTGCGGGCGCAGCATCGGCGGCAGCCGCTGCGCCGGCCTGCGTCACCGTGCAGCAGGGCTGGGCGCGGCTGCCGCCGAACCCGGCGATGCCGATGACCGCCGGTTACGGCGTGATCCACAACGGCTGCAGCAAAGCGGTGGCGATCATCGGGGCGACCAGCAGCCGCTTCGGCGATGTGTCGCTGCACGAGACCACGATCGTCGATGGGGTCAGCCGCATGCATGCGATCGAGCGCCTGCCGCTGGCGCCGGGGGCGCGCGCCGAACTCAAGCCCGGTGGCCTGCACCTGATGCTGATGGACGGCAGGAGCGCGCTGAAGGAAGGGCAGGCGGTGCCACTGCGGCTGCAACTGGAAGGCAATGGTGAAGCGGATGCGACATTGACCGTGCGCAGGACCGCACCCTGA
- a CDS encoding enolase, translated as MIHLTELRDLLPGMVAFPTDVFPTDQAWLARHLLPLLQIDLGVLRPELAGQVATMLCPIEPYEGLIGEHTEDHHNEVTATNWIAFELTADNRMRFLGNEGYFQGDAVQDEDARAHIAQMRDSHAKARAYFQQHRTLASYSRYGNGEPGEQAWLDTLGGQISTGNWIETTELPPAFTLQFTAAADDWDAPDDTERAIIRRDGNKFFAVAEVAGYNWCAAGADAIVMLYEPVSRTVLFSYDWS; from the coding sequence ATGATCCACCTGACCGAACTGCGCGACCTGCTGCCCGGCATGGTCGCCTTCCCCACCGATGTCTTTCCCACCGACCAGGCCTGGCTGGCACGGCACCTGCTGCCGCTGCTGCAGATCGACCTGGGTGTGCTGCGCCCGGAGCTGGCCGGCCAGGTCGCGACGATGCTGTGCCCGATCGAACCGTATGAAGGGCTGATCGGCGAGCACACCGAAGATCACCACAACGAGGTCACAGCCACCAACTGGATCGCGTTCGAACTGACCGCCGACAACCGCATGCGCTTCCTCGGCAACGAGGGCTACTTCCAGGGCGATGCCGTGCAAGATGAAGACGCGCGTGCGCACATCGCGCAGATGCGCGACAGCCATGCCAAGGCCAGGGCGTATTTCCAGCAGCACAGGACGCTGGCCAGCTATTCGCGCTATGGCAATGGCGAGCCCGGCGAACAGGCGTGGCTGGACACCTTGGGCGGGCAGATTTCGACCGGCAACTGGATCGAAACCACCGAGCTGCCGCCGGCGTTCACGCTGCAGTTCACCGCAGCCGCCGACGACTGGGATGCGCCGGACGATACCGAACGGGCGATCATCCGCCGCGATGGCAACAAGTTCTTTGCGGTGGCCGAAGTGGCCGGCTACAACTGGTGCGCCGCCGGCGCTGATGCCATCGTGATGCTGTACGAGCCGGTAAGCCGCACGGTGTTGTTCTCGTACGACTGGTCGTAA
- a CDS encoding acyl-CoA thioesterase, translated as MSNEHKILARVPISVRWRDMDSMGHVNNAKYISYLEEARVRWMLGVDGVSMTDRIAPVVAATNVNYRLPIVWPNDILVELFVERLGNSSVTIGHRIVDQQDDSKLYSDGNVVVVWMDTQTGRSAPLPEAIRSASS; from the coding sequence ATGAGCAACGAGCACAAGATCCTGGCCCGCGTACCGATCAGCGTGCGCTGGCGCGACATGGACAGCATGGGTCACGTCAACAACGCCAAGTACATCTCCTACCTGGAAGAGGCGCGCGTGCGCTGGATGCTGGGCGTGGACGGCGTGTCGATGACCGATCGCATCGCACCGGTGGTGGCCGCGACCAACGTCAACTACCGGCTGCCGATCGTGTGGCCCAACGACATCCTGGTCGAACTGTTCGTCGAGCGCCTGGGCAACAGCAGCGTGACCATCGGCCACCGCATCGTTGACCAGCAGGATGATTCGAAACTGTATTCGGACGGCAACGTGGTGGTGGTCTGGATGGATACCCAGACCGGCAGGAGCGCGCCGCTGCCGGAGGCGATCCGCAGCGCGTCGAGCTGA
- the uvrA gene encoding excinuclease ABC subunit UvrA, whose protein sequence is MAMDFIRIRGARTHNLKNIDLDLPRDKLIVITGLSGSGKSSLAFDTIYAEGQRRYVESLSAYARQFLSVMEKPDLDHIEGLSPAISIEQKSTSHNPRSTVGTITEIYDYLRLLYARVGTPRCPDHGYPLEAQTVSQMVDQVLTLDPEQRYMLLAPVIRDRKGEHAQVFDQLRAQGFVRVRVDGELHEIDAVPPLALRQKHTIEAVIDRFRPREDIKQRLAESFETALKLGDGMASVQSLDNTDTAPTLFSSKYSCPVCDYSLPELEPRLFSFNAPMGACPGCDGLGMAEFFDPSRVVVHPELSLAAGAVRGWDRRNAYYFQLIASLARHYRFDVDAAWSSLPAAVQQAVLYGSGDDAITFTYFTEAGGRTQRKHRFEGIIPNLERRYKETESAAVQEELGKYISEHACPECNGARLNRAARNVFVADRPLPELVVLPIDEALKFFSELSLPGWRGEIAAKIVKEIGERLGFLVDVGLDYLTLERKADTLSGGEAQRIRLASQIGAGLVGVMYVLDEPSIGLHQRDNERLLGTLTRLRDLGNTVIVVEHDEDAIRLADYVLDIGPGAGVHGGEIVGQGTLQDILDAPRSLTGQYLSGKRAIEIPARRHKPNPKMTLHLRGASGNNLKGVDLAIPSGLLTCVTGVSGSGKSTLINDTLFSLAANEINGSSHQVAPYREIDGLDLFDKVVDIDQSPIGRTPRSNPATYTGLFTPLRELFAQVPEARARGYSPGRFSFNVRGGRCEACQGDGLIKVEMHFLPDVYVPCDVCHGKRYNRETLEILYKGFNINDVLEMTVEDALKLFEPVPSIARKLETLVDVGLSYIKLGQSATTLSGGEAQRVKLSKELSRRDTGRTLYILDEPTTGLHFHDIEALLGVLHKLRDEGNTVVVIEHNLDVIKTADWIVDLGPEGGHRGGTILVTGTPEDVAACPQSYTGQFLARMLPSTSARPDQPAAVANKPDARPPRKVKPEKPAKKAAAAKSTGKASKTASPRKKKDA, encoded by the coding sequence ATGGCGATGGATTTCATCCGCATCCGCGGCGCGCGGACGCACAACCTCAAGAACATCGACCTCGACCTGCCCCGCGACAAGCTGATCGTGATCACCGGCCTGTCCGGCTCCGGCAAGTCCTCGCTGGCGTTCGACACCATCTATGCCGAGGGCCAGCGCCGCTACGTCGAGTCGCTGTCGGCGTACGCGCGGCAGTTCCTGAGCGTGATGGAAAAGCCGGACCTGGACCATATCGAAGGCCTGTCCCCGGCGATCTCGATCGAGCAGAAGTCGACCTCGCACAACCCGCGCTCGACGGTCGGCACGATCACCGAGATCTACGACTACCTGCGCCTGCTGTACGCACGCGTCGGTACCCCGCGCTGCCCGGACCATGGCTACCCGCTGGAAGCACAGACGGTCAGCCAGATGGTCGACCAGGTGCTGACGCTGGACCCGGAGCAGCGCTACATGCTGCTGGCCCCGGTGATCCGCGACCGCAAGGGCGAGCACGCCCAGGTCTTCGACCAGCTGCGCGCGCAGGGGTTCGTACGCGTGCGGGTGGATGGCGAACTGCATGAGATCGATGCGGTACCGCCGCTGGCGCTGCGCCAGAAGCACACCATCGAGGCGGTGATCGACCGCTTCCGGCCCCGCGAGGACATCAAGCAGCGGCTGGCCGAGAGCTTCGAGACCGCGCTGAAGCTGGGCGACGGCATGGCCTCGGTGCAGAGCCTGGACAACACCGACACCGCGCCGACCCTGTTCTCGTCCAAGTACTCCTGCCCGGTCTGCGACTACTCGCTGCCGGAGCTGGAGCCGCGCCTGTTCTCGTTCAACGCACCGATGGGCGCCTGCCCCGGCTGTGATGGCCTGGGCATGGCCGAATTCTTCGATCCCTCGCGCGTGGTGGTGCACCCGGAACTGTCGCTGGCCGCCGGCGCGGTGCGCGGCTGGGACCGCCGCAATGCCTATTACTTCCAGCTGATCGCCTCGCTGGCCCGGCACTACCGGTTCGATGTCGATGCGGCCTGGAGCTCGTTGCCGGCCGCGGTGCAGCAGGCCGTCCTGTACGGCAGCGGTGACGATGCGATCACCTTCACCTACTTCACCGAGGCCGGTGGCCGCACGCAGCGCAAGCATCGCTTCGAGGGCATCATTCCCAACCTCGAACGCCGCTACAAGGAAACCGAATCGGCGGCGGTGCAGGAAGAGCTGGGCAAGTACATCAGCGAGCATGCCTGCCCGGAATGCAACGGCGCGCGCCTGAACAGGGCCGCGCGCAACGTGTTCGTGGCCGATCGCCCGCTGCCGGAGCTGGTGGTGCTGCCGATCGACGAGGCCCTGAAGTTCTTCAGCGAACTGAGCCTGCCGGGCTGGCGCGGCGAGATCGCCGCGAAGATCGTCAAGGAGATCGGTGAACGCCTGGGCTTCCTGGTCGATGTGGGCCTGGACTACCTGACCCTGGAGCGCAAGGCCGACACCCTGTCCGGGGGCGAGGCCCAGCGCATCCGCCTGGCCAGCCAGATCGGCGCCGGCCTGGTCGGCGTGATGTACGTGCTCGACGAGCCGTCCATCGGCCTGCACCAGCGCGACAACGAACGCCTGCTGGGCACCCTCACCCGCCTGCGCGACCTCGGCAACACGGTGATCGTGGTCGAGCATGACGAGGATGCGATCCGCCTGGCCGACTATGTGCTGGACATCGGTCCCGGTGCGGGCGTGCATGGCGGCGAGATCGTCGGCCAGGGCACCCTGCAGGACATCCTGGATGCGCCGCGCTCGCTGACCGGCCAGTACCTGTCCGGCAAGCGTGCGATCGAGATCCCGGCGCGCCGGCACAAGCCGAACCCGAAGATGACGCTGCACCTGCGCGGTGCCAGCGGCAACAACCTGAAGGGCGTGGACCTGGCCATTCCGTCGGGCCTGCTGACCTGCGTGACCGGCGTGTCCGGCTCGGGCAAGTCGACCCTGATCAACGACACCCTGTTCTCGCTGGCCGCCAACGAGATCAACGGCTCCTCGCACCAGGTGGCGCCGTACCGCGAGATCGATGGCCTGGACCTGTTCGACAAGGTGGTGGACATCGACCAGTCGCCGATCGGGCGCACGCCGCGCTCGAACCCGGCCACCTACACCGGCCTGTTCACTCCGCTGCGCGAGCTGTTCGCGCAGGTGCCCGAGGCGCGCGCGCGTGGCTACTCGCCCGGCCGCTTCAGCTTCAACGTGCGCGGCGGCCGCTGCGAGGCGTGCCAGGGCGATGGCCTGATCAAGGTCGAGATGCACTTCCTGCCGGACGTGTACGTGCCCTGCGACGTCTGCCACGGCAAGCGCTACAACCGCGAGACGCTGGAGATCCTGTACAAGGGCTTCAACATCAACGATGTGCTGGAAATGACCGTCGAGGATGCGCTGAAGCTGTTCGAGCCGGTGCCGTCGATCGCGCGCAAGCTGGAGACGCTGGTCGATGTCGGCCTGAGCTACATCAAGCTCGGCCAGAGCGCGACCACGCTGTCCGGCGGTGAGGCGCAGCGCGTGAAGCTGTCCAAGGAACTGTCGCGCCGGGATACCGGCCGCACCCTGTACATCCTTGACGAGCCGACCACCGGCCTGCACTTCCACGACATCGAAGCGCTGCTGGGCGTGCTGCACAAGCTGCGCGACGAGGGCAACACGGTGGTGGTGATCGAGCACAACCTGGATGTCATCAAGACCGCCGACTGGATCGTCGACCTCGGCCCCGAGGGCGGCCACCGCGGTGGCACCATCCTGGTCACCGGCACTCCGGAAGACGTGGCGGCCTGCCCGCAGTCGTACACCGGCCAGTTCCTGGCGCGGATGCTGCCCTCCACCAGCGCGCGGCCGGACCAGCCGGCCGCCGTGGCCAACAAGCCCGACGCCCGCCCGCCGCGCAAGGTGAAGCCGGAGAAGCCCGCGAAGAAGGCGGCCGCTGCCAAGAGCACCGGCAAGGCCAGCAAGACCGCTTCGCCCCGCAAGAAGAAGGATGCCTGA
- the rplU gene encoding 50S ribosomal protein L21, with translation MYAVLVTGGKQYRVAQGEKLRVEKLEVEVGSEIKFDNILLLGDSDGIKIGDALSGASVTAKVVSQGRADKVRIIKFRRRKHHMKRQGHRQYYTEIEITGIAG, from the coding sequence ATGTACGCAGTACTGGTCACCGGCGGTAAGCAATACCGCGTGGCGCAGGGCGAAAAGCTCCGCGTCGAAAAGCTCGAAGTCGAAGTCGGCAGCGAGATCAAGTTTGACAACATCCTGCTGCTGGGCGACAGCGACGGCATCAAGATCGGCGACGCCCTGAGCGGCGCTTCGGTCACCGCCAAGGTCGTGTCCCAGGGTCGTGCTGACAAGGTCCGGATCATCAAGTTCCGTCGCCGCAAGCACCACATGAAGCGCCAGGGTCACCGTCAGTACTACACCGAAATCGAGATCACCGGCATCGCCGGCTAA
- the rpmA gene encoding 50S ribosomal protein L27 — translation MAHKKGVGSSRNGRDSNPKYLGVKIFGGQAIEAGNIIVRQRGTQFHPGTGVGLGRDHTLFALTDGKVEFSVKGPKKRRTVSVVSVEA, via the coding sequence ATGGCACATAAAAAGGGCGTAGGCTCCTCGCGCAACGGTCGCGACTCCAACCCGAAGTACCTGGGCGTCAAGATCTTCGGCGGCCAGGCCATCGAAGCCGGCAACATCATCGTGCGTCAGCGCGGCACCCAGTTCCACCCGGGTACCGGTGTTGGCCTCGGCCGCGACCACACCCTGTTCGCCCTCACGGACGGCAAGGTGGAGTTCTCGGTGAAGGGCCCGAAGAAGCGCCGCACCGTCAGCGTCGTCTCGGTCGAAGCCTGA
- the obgE gene encoding GTPase ObgE, whose product MKLVDEAEIEVFAGNGGNGCIGFRREKFIPLGGPDGGDGGAGGSVWIRADENLNTLVDFRHDRIFKAQRGENGMGRQAYGKGGEDLVITVPVGTVIINVATDEVIGDLTQHGDRLLVAKGGRGGLGNMHFKSSTNRSPRQALPGEPGEERTLKLELKLLADVGLLGFPNAGKSTLIRAVSAATPKVADYPFTTLYPNLGVVKVENYRSFVIADIPGLIEGAADGAGLGAQFLRHLQRTRLLLHLVDISPMEGGVEGISPVEQVRAIERELEKHDPELLAKPRWLVLNKADLMFEDEAKAAAEQIVAELGWKEPWFLVSALGREGTFPIMSRIMAFFDRQKEEELEARNAQ is encoded by the coding sequence ATGAAACTGGTAGACGAAGCAGAAATCGAAGTGTTCGCCGGCAACGGCGGCAACGGCTGCATTGGCTTCCGTCGCGAGAAGTTCATTCCGCTCGGCGGCCCGGACGGCGGCGACGGCGGTGCGGGCGGCAGCGTGTGGATCCGCGCCGACGAAAACCTCAATACCCTGGTCGACTTCCGCCATGACCGCATCTTCAAGGCGCAGCGCGGCGAGAACGGCATGGGCCGCCAGGCCTATGGCAAGGGCGGCGAGGACCTGGTCATCACCGTGCCGGTCGGCACCGTGATCATCAACGTGGCCACCGACGAAGTGATCGGCGACCTGACCCAGCACGGCGATCGCCTGCTGGTGGCCAAGGGCGGCCGCGGCGGCCTGGGCAACATGCATTTCAAGAGCTCGACCAACCGCTCGCCGCGCCAGGCGCTGCCGGGCGAGCCGGGTGAGGAGCGCACGCTGAAGCTGGAGCTGAAGCTGCTGGCCGATGTCGGCCTGCTGGGCTTCCCCAATGCCGGCAAGAGCACCCTGATCCGTGCCGTCTCGGCGGCGACGCCGAAGGTGGCCGATTACCCGTTCACCACGCTGTACCCGAACCTGGGTGTGGTCAAGGTGGAAAACTACCGCAGCTTCGTCATCGCCGACATTCCCGGCCTGATCGAGGGTGCCGCCGACGGTGCCGGGCTGGGCGCGCAGTTCCTGCGCCACCTGCAGCGTACCCGCCTGCTGCTGCACCTGGTGGACATCTCGCCGATGGAAGGCGGCGTGGAGGGCATTTCGCCGGTGGAGCAGGTGCGTGCGATCGAGCGTGAGCTGGAGAAGCACGACCCGGAGCTGCTGGCCAAGCCGCGCTGGCTGGTGCTGAACAAGGCCGACCTGATGTTCGAGGACGAGGCCAAGGCCGCGGCCGAGCAGATCGTCGCCGAGCTGGGCTGGAAGGAGCCGTGGTTCCTGGTCTCGGCGCTGGGGCGTGAAGGCACCTTCCCGATCATGAGCCGGATCATGGCCTTCTTCGACCGCCAGAAGGAAGAAGAGCTCGAGGCCCGCAACGCGCAGTGA
- the rpsT gene encoding 30S ribosomal protein S20, which produces MANIKSAKKRAKQTVVRNARNVAQRSMLRTAVKKVIKALDANDAAGAQAAFAVAQPILDRFSARGLIHKNKAARHKSRLNDRIKALSAA; this is translated from the coding sequence GTGGCCAATATCAAGTCCGCCAAGAAGCGCGCCAAGCAGACCGTCGTGCGCAACGCGCGCAACGTGGCTCAGCGCTCGATGCTGCGCACCGCTGTCAAGAAAGTGATCAAGGCGCTGGACGCCAACGATGCCGCCGGCGCCCAAGCCGCCTTCGCCGTTGCCCAGCCGATCCTGGATCGCTTCAGCGCGCGTGGCCTGATCCACAAGAACAAGGCTGCTCGCCACAAGAGCCGCCTGAACGACCGCATCAAGGCCCTCTCGGCCGCCTGA
- the murJ gene encoding murein biosynthesis integral membrane protein MurJ encodes MLRGLLSFSSMTMVSRVLGLVRDQVVTSTFGTNAITDAFWVAFRIPNFLRRLFAEGSFATAFVPVFTEVKETRSHAELRELMARTAGTLGGVLMLVTALALIFAPQLATVFSSGVDTDPAKQGLLVDLFRLTFPFLLFVSLTALAGGALNSFQRFAMPALTPVILNLCMIAGALWLAPRLGGTPEKQILALGWAVLAAGVLQLLFQLPSLKGINLLTLPRWGWRHPGVRKVMTLMVPTLFGSSVAQINLLLDTVIAAKLTDGSQSWLSLADRFLELPLGVFGVALGTVILPALARHHVSTDREGFSRSLDWGLRMTLLISVPAMLGLLFLAEPLIATIFQHGQFTAFDTRMTALSVYGLSFGLPAFALLKVVLPAFYARQDTRTPVRAGVAALVANMVFNFALLAVLYQVMVPDALKAQGVMAALGKQPGLHLALGIASALSSYLNLGLLWYWLGKTDVYQRRPGWGGYLLRLALACTAMVGVLLALLYWLPGFSAMGVWQRIGALALLVGGGGLTYLLAMVAMGFRPRDLRGH; translated from the coding sequence ATGTTGCGGGGCCTGCTGTCGTTCAGCAGCATGACCATGGTCTCGCGGGTTCTCGGCCTGGTCCGGGACCAGGTGGTGACCTCGACCTTCGGCACCAACGCCATCACCGATGCCTTCTGGGTCGCCTTCAGGATACCCAATTTCCTGCGCCGGCTGTTCGCCGAGGGCTCGTTCGCCACCGCCTTCGTGCCGGTGTTCACCGAGGTGAAGGAAACCCGCAGCCACGCCGAGCTGCGTGAACTGATGGCCCGCACCGCCGGCACCCTGGGTGGGGTGCTGATGCTGGTCACCGCGCTGGCGCTGATCTTCGCGCCGCAGCTGGCCACGGTGTTCTCCAGTGGCGTGGATACCGACCCGGCCAAGCAGGGCCTGCTGGTCGACCTGTTCCGGCTGACCTTCCCGTTCCTGCTGTTCGTCTCGCTCACCGCGCTGGCCGGTGGCGCGCTGAACAGCTTCCAGCGCTTCGCGATGCCGGCGCTGACCCCGGTCATCCTCAACCTGTGCATGATCGCCGGCGCCCTGTGGCTGGCGCCGCGGCTGGGCGGCACCCCCGAGAAGCAGATCCTGGCGCTGGGCTGGGCGGTGCTGGCCGCCGGCGTGCTGCAGCTGCTGTTCCAGCTGCCCTCGCTGAAAGGCATCAACCTGCTGACGCTGCCGCGCTGGGGCTGGCGCCATCCGGGCGTGCGCAAGGTGATGACGCTGATGGTGCCGACCCTGTTCGGCTCGTCGGTGGCGCAGATCAACCTGCTGCTGGATACGGTGATCGCGGCCAAGCTGACCGACGGTTCGCAGTCCTGGCTGTCGCTGGCCGACCGCTTCCTGGAGCTGCCGCTGGGTGTGTTCGGCGTGGCACTGGGCACGGTGATCCTGCCGGCGCTGGCCCGCCACCATGTCAGCACCGACCGCGAGGGCTTCTCGCGCTCGCTGGACTGGGGCCTGCGCATGACCCTGCTGATCTCGGTGCCGGCCATGCTGGGCCTGCTGTTCCTGGCCGAGCCGCTCATCGCCACCATCTTCCAGCACGGCCAGTTCACCGCCTTCGATACCCGCATGACTGCGTTGTCGGTGTACGGCCTGAGCTTCGGCCTGCCGGCGTTCGCCCTGCTGAAAGTGGTGCTGCCGGCGTTCTACGCCCGCCAGGACACCCGGACTCCGGTGCGCGCCGGCGTGGCCGCGCTGGTGGCCAACATGGTGTTCAACTTCGCCCTGCTGGCGGTGCTGTACCAGGTGATGGTGCCCGATGCCCTGAAGGCGCAGGGGGTGATGGCGGCGCTCGGCAAGCAGCCGGGCCTGCACCTGGCACTGGGCATTGCCAGCGCGCTGTCCAGTTACCTGAACCTTGGCCTGCTCTGGTACTGGCTGGGCAAGACCGATGTCTACCAGCGCCGCCCGGGCTGGGGCGGCTACCTGCTGCGGCTGGCGCTGGCCTGCACCGCGATGGTGGGCGTGCTGCTGGCGCTGCTGTACTGGCTGCCGGGCTTCTCGGCGATGGGCGTGTGGCAGCGGATCGGCGCGCTGGCCCTGCTGGTGGGCGGCGGCGGCCTGACCTATCTGCTGGCGATGGTGGCCATGGGCTTCCGCCCGCGCGACCTGCGTGGCCATTGA
- a CDS encoding bifunctional riboflavin kinase/FAD synthetase — protein sequence MSRLFRSVEGGELFPHGSVVCIGAFDGLHLGHRALVRHAVARARALGVPAVAVAFEPLPREFFAQGTPPPRLTLARSKVGILRELGVDTVGLLRFDAAMAAMPAETFVRQLLVQRLNAREVWIGPDFCFGNRRRGDLALLQTMGAELGFSAGEIEAVDLHGERISSTRIRQLLQDGDFARAGDLLGRPYAISGRVVRGRQLGRTLGFPTANLRFPKTPALSGIYATWVHGVFDQPWPSVSSFGTRPTVDGVEPLLEAHLFDFQGDLYGRHIEVEFVAKLRDEEKFNDLAALTDQMHRDAEQARAILSEHRLRATA from the coding sequence ATGAGCAGGCTGTTCAGAAGCGTCGAGGGCGGGGAACTGTTCCCGCACGGAAGCGTGGTCTGCATCGGCGCATTCGACGGCCTCCACCTGGGCCATCGTGCGCTGGTGCGGCACGCGGTCGCGCGCGCACGCGCCCTGGGGGTGCCCGCGGTGGCTGTGGCATTCGAGCCCCTGCCGCGTGAATTCTTTGCCCAGGGCACGCCGCCCCCGCGGCTGACCCTGGCCCGCAGCAAGGTTGGCATCCTGCGCGAACTCGGCGTCGACACGGTCGGCCTGCTGCGCTTCGACGCGGCGATGGCGGCGATGCCGGCCGAGACCTTCGTGCGCCAGCTGCTGGTGCAGCGCCTGAACGCCCGCGAGGTGTGGATCGGGCCGGACTTCTGCTTCGGCAACCGCCGCCGCGGCGACCTGGCCCTGCTGCAGACGATGGGCGCTGAACTGGGCTTCAGTGCCGGCGAGATCGAAGCGGTGGACCTGCACGGCGAGCGCATCTCCAGCACCCGCATCCGCCAGCTGCTGCAGGACGGCGATTTCGCCCGCGCCGGCGACCTGCTGGGGCGCCCCTACGCGATCAGCGGGCGGGTGGTGCGCGGGCGCCAGCTCGGCCGCACGCTGGGCTTCCCGACCGCCAACCTGCGCTTCCCGAAGACCCCGGCGCTGTCGGGCATCTATGCGACGTGGGTGCATGGGGTGTTCGACCAGCCGTGGCCGTCGGTCTCCAGTTTCGGCACCCGGCCGACCGTGGACGGCGTCGAGCCGCTGCTGGAAGCCCACCTGTTCGATTTCCAGGGCGACCTGTACGGGCGCCACATCGAAGTGGAATTCGTCGCCAAGCTGCGCGACGAAGAGAAATTCAATGATCTGGCGGCGCTGACCGACCAGATGCACCGCGACGCCGAACAGGCGCGCGCCATCCTTTCCGAACACAGATTGCGAGCCACTGCGTGA